In a genomic window of Anoxybacter fermentans:
- the fliF gene encoding flagellar basal-body MS-ring/collar protein FliF, whose product MEWLKQLIDQFLNLWKKLDIQKRLLLGTVIFAVILGLIFLVNWAGKPQYDVLYSNLNEKEASSITNWLKEKGILYKLEAGGSRILVPRDKKYDIRLELAGEGLSPRGGSVGFEIFDQPRFGMTDKERRIQYIRAIAGEMERSIELIDGVEYAKVKISLPEPSLFVEEEKPATASVILKISPGVRLSQKNIIAITHLLAGGVEGLTPDNVTVVDTLGNIYTQTFQSEDEFDQITSNQLQIQKNIEEKIRRNLEYLLGKLYGPNNIAVAVTAEINFDKKEIYDIIYSPVVGDEGIVRSSQTYEEEYQGNGTYPVGVPGSESNIPQYQGTDATNNSNYSKEESTINYELNERRVQQLVANNVIKKLSVSVVINREIDQTEEERIQNLVGAAIGYDETRGDKLTVLGMPFDNSLEKELMEAVKLRQASETRQMVIYGVAGLIGFIVLWIIIRRTRKNAAQQSGRVNVLIGDEAEKEMAATLTHELTPEEKARQEIRKEIADLISKRPEDVAQLLKTWLMED is encoded by the coding sequence ATGGAATGGTTAAAACAACTTATAGATCAGTTCCTGAATTTGTGGAAAAAACTTGATATACAGAAACGACTTTTACTTGGGACTGTAATCTTTGCCGTTATTCTTGGTCTTATTTTTTTGGTCAATTGGGCCGGGAAACCCCAATATGATGTATTATATAGTAATTTAAACGAAAAAGAAGCAAGTAGTATTACAAACTGGTTGAAAGAAAAGGGGATTTTGTATAAACTGGAAGCTGGGGGTTCCAGGATTCTTGTCCCCCGGGATAAAAAATATGATATCCGGCTTGAACTGGCCGGGGAAGGTTTATCTCCCCGGGGTGGGTCTGTTGGTTTTGAGATTTTTGATCAACCCAGATTTGGTATGACGGATAAAGAACGGAGAATTCAATATATTAGAGCAATCGCCGGTGAGATGGAACGTTCGATAGAACTTATAGATGGGGTAGAATATGCAAAAGTAAAAATTTCCCTTCCAGAACCAAGTCTATTTGTCGAAGAAGAGAAGCCTGCTACAGCTTCTGTAATATTAAAGATTTCTCCTGGTGTTAGACTTTCTCAGAAAAATATTATTGCAATTACCCATCTTTTGGCGGGGGGCGTAGAAGGACTTACTCCTGATAATGTTACTGTAGTTGATACTCTGGGCAATATTTATACCCAGACTTTTCAATCAGAGGATGAATTTGATCAAATTACATCAAATCAACTTCAGATCCAGAAAAATATTGAAGAAAAGATTAGACGAAATCTGGAATATTTATTAGGGAAACTCTATGGCCCAAATAATATAGCTGTGGCAGTAACAGCAGAGATTAACTTCGATAAAAAAGAGATTTATGATATTATCTATTCACCTGTAGTTGGTGATGAAGGAATTGTACGAAGTAGTCAAACTTATGAGGAAGAGTATCAAGGAAACGGTACTTATCCGGTAGGAGTACCTGGTAGTGAGTCTAATATTCCGCAATATCAGGGAACTGATGCAACCAATAATTCGAATTATAGTAAAGAAGAGTCTACTATTAATTATGAATTGAATGAGCGTCGGGTGCAGCAACTTGTTGCAAACAATGTTATAAAGAAACTTAGTGTTTCTGTTGTGATAAATAGAGAAATAGATCAAACCGAAGAGGAAAGAATTCAGAATCTTGTTGGAGCAGCAATTGGTTATGATGAGACCCGTGGTGACAAACTGACGGTACTTGGGATGCCTTTTGATAATAGCCTGGAAAAGGAACTTATGGAAGCGGTAAAACTCCGCCAGGCATCCGAAACCCGTCAAATGGTTATTTATGGAGTGGCTGGACTGATTGGATTTATCGTTTTATGGATAATTATTCGTCGCACTAGGAAGAATGCTGCTCAACAGAGTGGAAGGGTTAATGTGTTAATTGGAGATGAAGCAGAGAAGGAAATGGCGGCTACCCTGACGCATGAATTAACTCCTGAAGAAAAAGCCAGACAGGAGATTCGTAAAGAAATAGCTGATTTAATCTCCAAACGACCCGAAGATGTAGCACAACTTTTAAAGACCTGGTTGATGGAGGATTAG
- the flgC gene encoding flagellar basal body rod protein FlgC: protein MSLFDSFNISASGLTAQRLRMDIISNNIANVNTTRTPEGGPYKRQMPVFAERKPKFVLPKASDDIRSRIGQGVKVVGIKKDTSPPKLVYNPEHPDANEDGYVAMPNIDLVSEMVDMIEATRAYEANVTALNSTKNMAMKALEIGRG, encoded by the coding sequence ATGTCTTTATTTGATTCCTTTAACATCAGTGCATCAGGGTTAACTGCTCAAAGATTGAGGATGGATATTATTTCTAATAATATTGCAAATGTGAATACTACCCGTACTCCTGAAGGCGGTCCTTATAAAAGACAGATGCCTGTATTTGCTGAGCGTAAGCCAAAGTTTGTTCTTCCAAAAGCTTCTGATGATATTCGAAGCAGGATTGGTCAAGGAGTTAAGGTTGTGGGAATTAAAAAGGACACCTCTCCTCCGAAATTAGTTTATAATCCGGAACATCCAGATGCCAATGAAGATGGTTATGTAGCTATGCCCAATATAGATCTGGTTTCAGAGATGGTGGATATGATTGAAGCGACCCGGGCTTATGAGGCTAATGTAACTGCTTTAAATTCTACAAAGAATATGGCTATGAAAGCATTAGAGATTGGCCGTGGTTAA
- a CDS encoding FliH/SctL family protein: protein MSKIIKAEWIRQEDKLRQLFVEKTEKKEDIDSKEPEILKLKEEAEKEAALIIEQARKEAEKLLSQSEAEIQEMMETGYNEGYKQGVEEGYRAGMEQILNEMGKLIQNLQKEIERTQMIMESKVQGLSSRLIRLSIQIAERIIRRQVELNPEIIIEQVESILKDMMRVKSLVIRVNPSQFEIVKGAQDRFLALTHGIDEIEFVIDHSLKPGDCIIETDSGGVDASIETQLEMITSLLLEGSGDEDA, encoded by the coding sequence TTGTCTAAGATTATTAAAGCTGAGTGGATTCGTCAAGAAGATAAATTGCGCCAGCTCTTTGTTGAAAAAACTGAAAAAAAAGAGGATATAGACTCTAAAGAACCGGAAATTCTTAAATTGAAAGAAGAGGCTGAAAAAGAAGCCGCTTTAATTATTGAACAGGCCAGAAAGGAAGCAGAAAAGCTCCTTTCCCAGAGTGAAGCCGAGATACAGGAAATGATGGAAACAGGTTATAATGAAGGTTATAAACAGGGTGTTGAAGAGGGCTATCGGGCTGGGATGGAGCAGATTCTTAATGAAATGGGTAAATTAATTCAGAATTTGCAAAAAGAAATAGAACGTACGCAAATGATTATGGAAAGTAAAGTTCAGGGTTTAAGTTCCCGTTTAATCAGACTTAGTATCCAGATTGCTGAGCGAATTATCCGGCGTCAGGTTGAATTAAATCCTGAAATTATTATTGAACAGGTAGAAAGTATTTTAAAAGATATGATGAGGGTTAAGAGTCTGGTCATTCGTGTTAATCCTTCACAGTTTGAGATTGTTAAGGGTGCTCAAGATAGGTTTTTAGCTTTGACTCATGGAATTGATGAGATTGAATTTGTAATCGACCATTCTCTAAAACCGGGAGACTGTATAATTGAAACCGATTCAGGTGGAGTAGACGCTTCAATTGAGACTCAATTGGAGATGATTACGTCTTTGCTCCTTGAAGGGAGCGGGGATGAAGATGCTTGA
- the neuC gene encoding UDP-N-acetylglucosamine 2-epimerase: MSKRKICVVTGTRADYGHLYWLMKEIQNDHNLELQILVTGMHLSPEFGLTYRQIEKDGFKITKKVEMLMSSDTEVGISKSIGLGCISFSEAFKDIKPDIIVVLGDRYEILAASIAAMVAQIPIAHIHGGELTEGVIDNQIRHAITKLASIHFPVTEEYARRVIQMGERPETVFNHGAPGLDNIYRLKLLSKEQLEETLNFKFEDTTAIFTYNPVTLEPNTTEEQIQTILDVLEKFDFKIIFTKANSDTYGRIINEKIEQFVDKNSNRAIFVSNLGQLRYLSVLKYADIMIGNSSSGIIEGPSFKIPVVNIGDRQKGRIRAENVIDVGCSHDEIMRGIMKGLSREFKDKISNCKNPYDIEGAGNISYRIKETLKKIDLNQNLIKKHFFDLKFKI, translated from the coding sequence GTGAGTAAAAGAAAAATTTGTGTGGTTACGGGAACAAGGGCGGATTATGGTCATCTATACTGGCTAATGAAAGAAATTCAAAATGATCATAATTTAGAACTTCAAATTCTTGTTACCGGAATGCATTTATCTCCCGAATTTGGTCTTACTTATAGGCAGATTGAGAAAGATGGTTTTAAAATAACAAAAAAAGTGGAAATGTTAATGTCTTCAGATACTGAAGTTGGTATTTCTAAATCTATTGGATTAGGGTGTATTAGTTTTTCTGAAGCATTTAAAGATATAAAGCCAGATATTATTGTTGTTTTGGGAGACCGGTATGAAATTCTGGCTGCTTCAATAGCAGCCATGGTTGCTCAAATTCCCATAGCCCATATTCATGGTGGAGAATTGACCGAAGGAGTTATAGATAATCAGATTCGCCACGCGATTACAAAATTAGCTTCAATTCATTTTCCGGTTACCGAAGAGTATGCTAGACGGGTTATTCAAATGGGGGAAAGACCGGAAACAGTTTTTAATCATGGTGCACCAGGATTAGATAATATTTATAGACTCAAATTACTATCAAAGGAGCAATTGGAAGAAACTTTAAATTTTAAATTCGAAGATACTACGGCTATTTTTACTTATAATCCTGTTACTTTGGAGCCTAATACAACAGAAGAACAGATTCAAACCATTTTAGATGTTCTTGAAAAATTTGATTTTAAAATTATTTTTACTAAAGCTAATTCCGATACTTATGGGCGGATAATTAACGAAAAAATTGAGCAATTTGTAGATAAAAATAGTAATCGGGCTATATTTGTTAGTAACTTAGGACAGTTGAGATACTTATCTGTATTGAAATATGCTGACATCATGATAGGCAATTCGTCAAGTGGAATCATAGAAGGTCCGAGTTTTAAAATTCCAGTTGTAAATATTGGTGATCGACAGAAGGGAAGAATCAGAGCTGAAAATGTAATAGATGTTGGATGTAGTCATGATGAGATTATGAGAGGAATTATGAAAGGGTTATCGCGAGAATTCAAGGATAAAATTAGCAATTGTAAAAATCCGTATGATATAGAGGGTGCAGGTAATATATCTTATAGAATAAAAGAAACGCTTAAAAAAATTGACTTAAACCAAAATTTAATAAAAAAACATTTTTTCGATTTAAAATTTAAAATATAA
- the flgB gene encoding flagellar basal body rod protein FlgB has translation MWHKLDKTLQILAKGMDGAALRQKILANNVANVDTPNFKRQDINFYAQLKAMMKESSPGGFLPLARTNIKHLEGRPGSNAKGGFKVIQTTGRVREDGNNVNIDVEMAKIAENNIYYSTLASLVARKYKLLERVITKGGER, from the coding sequence GTGTGGCATAAACTGGACAAAACCCTTCAGATCCTGGCAAAGGGAATGGATGGAGCTGCACTGCGACAAAAGATATTAGCAAATAATGTTGCCAATGTAGATACTCCCAATTTTAAAAGACAGGATATAAATTTTTACGCACAATTAAAAGCAATGATGAAAGAAAGTAGTCCTGGAGGTTTTTTACCTCTGGCGAGGACAAATATAAAGCATTTAGAGGGACGCCCAGGATCTAATGCAAAAGGTGGATTTAAGGTTATTCAAACAACAGGTCGGGTTCGAGAAGATGGAAATAATGTGAATATAGATGTTGAGATGGCAAAAATTGCAGAAAATAATATCTATTATTCGACTCTGGCATCTTTAGTAGCCAGAAAGTATAAGCTTTTAGAGCGTGTCATCACCAAGGGAGGTGAACGTTAA
- a CDS encoding cytidylyltransferase domain-containing protein, with the protein MSANFLALILARGGSKGIPKKNIKILNGKPLLAYTIEEAKKSKFIDRVVLSTESEEIAEVGKRYGAEVPFMRPKELATDEASSIDAIIHALNWLKMNEDYWPKFTVLLQPTSPLRTVKDIDGAIEKLLEHNAESLVSLCEVDKHPFWLKKIIDNRVVPYTEEGQHITRRQDLPKVYSLNGAIFIAESILLVKERSFYVGRTIPYIMPKERSVDIDNIIDWHLAEILMKERD; encoded by the coding sequence ATGTCAGCAAATTTTCTGGCCCTTATTTTAGCACGCGGAGGATCTAAAGGAATTCCTAAGAAAAATATAAAAATACTAAATGGTAAGCCATTACTGGCATACACCATCGAAGAGGCTAAAAAATCCAAATTTATAGATCGGGTTGTTTTATCAACAGAAAGTGAGGAGATTGCTGAGGTTGGAAAAAGATATGGTGCTGAAGTTCCTTTTATGAGACCTAAAGAGCTGGCAACTGATGAAGCTTCCAGTATTGATGCTATTATTCATGCTTTAAATTGGCTTAAGATGAATGAGGATTATTGGCCTAAATTCACTGTCTTATTACAACCAACTTCACCTTTAAGAACTGTTAAAGATATCGATGGAGCAATAGAGAAACTATTAGAGCATAATGCCGAATCTTTAGTAAGTTTATGCGAAGTAGATAAGCATCCATTTTGGTTAAAGAAGATTATAGATAACCGGGTAGTTCCTTATACAGAGGAGGGACAGCATATTACACGTCGCCAGGACTTACCTAAAGTTTACAGCTTAAATGGAGCAATTTTTATAGCAGAAAGTATCCTACTGGTAAAGGAACGTTCTTTTTATGTAGGTAGGACAATTCCTTATATTATGCCAAAAGAGAGGTCTGTTGATATTGATAACATCATAGATTGGCATCTTGCAGAAATTTTAATGAAGGAGAGGGACTAG
- the fliI gene encoding flagellar protein export ATPase FliI produces MLDFDRLEQKLSRANPVLRFGKITRVIGLIIESQGPDVSLGEVCYIQNKDGRKLTQAEVVGFKENRVLLMPFGEMTGINPNCRVIPTGKSLKIKVGPELLGQVLDGLGNPIMEDKLDLNLEYPVQSPPPNPLTRRRIDEPITLGIRAIDGLLTCGKGQRIGIFAGSGVGKSTLLGMIARNTNADVNVIGLIGERGREVREFLERDLGPQGLARSVVVVATSDQPALIRMKGALVTTAIAEYFRDQGKDVLLMMDSVTRIATALREVGLAVGEPPATRGYTPSVFATLPKLLERTGNNERGTCTALYTVLVEGDDFNEPVTDTVRGILDGHILLSRELAARHHYPAIDILGSVSRVMPNIVDKDHLAAAGRLKKLMAAYREAEDLINIGAYQKGSNPDVDEALRKLDRINQFLTQGLTEQSSFEETKSMLMDLVFS; encoded by the coding sequence ATGCTTGATTTTGATCGGTTAGAGCAAAAATTATCCAGAGCCAACCCGGTATTACGATTTGGTAAGATTACCCGGGTTATTGGATTGATTATAGAATCACAGGGGCCTGATGTAAGTCTTGGGGAAGTTTGCTATATTCAGAACAAAGATGGTCGTAAACTCACCCAGGCTGAAGTTGTTGGTTTTAAAGAAAACCGTGTCCTTTTGATGCCTTTTGGTGAGATGACCGGGATTAATCCCAACTGTCGAGTTATTCCGACTGGGAAAAGTCTTAAAATTAAAGTTGGCCCTGAACTATTAGGACAGGTACTTGATGGATTGGGAAATCCCATTATGGAAGATAAATTAGACTTGAATTTGGAATATCCTGTTCAGAGCCCACCTCCCAACCCTTTGACCAGGAGAAGAATTGATGAACCGATTACTCTGGGGATTCGGGCCATCGATGGCCTTCTTACCTGTGGTAAAGGCCAGCGTATTGGTATTTTTGCTGGAAGCGGTGTGGGGAAAAGTACCCTTTTGGGGATGATTGCCCGTAATACCAATGCTGATGTCAATGTCATAGGACTTATTGGGGAGCGGGGGCGTGAGGTTCGTGAGTTTTTAGAGAGGGATTTGGGCCCTCAAGGGTTGGCCAGATCAGTTGTAGTTGTAGCAACTTCAGATCAACCAGCCTTAATCAGGATGAAAGGAGCCCTTGTTACCACTGCCATTGCCGAATATTTTCGGGATCAGGGTAAGGATGTTTTATTGATGATGGATTCAGTAACCCGGATTGCAACTGCTTTAAGGGAAGTAGGTCTTGCAGTCGGTGAACCGCCTGCAACCCGGGGTTATACCCCTTCTGTATTTGCTACTCTACCCAAACTTCTTGAACGAACAGGAAATAATGAACGCGGAACCTGTACAGCTTTATATACAGTTTTGGTGGAAGGAGATGATTTTAACGAACCGGTAACTGATACTGTGCGCGGTATTCTGGATGGTCATATCCTTCTATCAAGGGAACTGGCGGCACGACATCATTATCCAGCTATCGATATTCTTGGGAGTGTTAGCCGGGTTATGCCTAATATCGTCGATAAAGATCATCTGGCTGCTGCAGGCCGGTTAAAGAAATTAATGGCTGCTTATAGGGAGGCAGAGGATTTGATCAATATCGGGGCTTATCAGAAGGGAAGTAATCCTGATGTTGATGAAGCTCTTCGTAAACTGGATAGGATCAATCAATTTTTGACACAAGGATTAACAGAACAATCTAGTTTTGAGGAGACCAAATCTATGTTAATGGATCTGGTATTCAGTTAA
- a CDS encoding nucleotidyltransferase family protein: protein MKKSLKDILVSPDTTIKETMAVIDKGVRQIALVVDSNCRLLGTVTDGDIRRAILRGIDLDSPVKEAMNNNFKSLPIDTDRREIEIFLKLSEINQIPLVDEDGVVHDLVTLNDFIKKKKLENYIVLMVGGLGTRLYPLTRDIPKPLLKVGGRPILETIIRQFRSYGFYKFILCVNYKADQIINYFGDGKKFDVNIEYVRETKRLGTAGALSLIDKKFSKPLIVMNGDLLTKLNFKKMIDYHIEGNYLVTIGSTEYEFTVPYGVLNVNGQIVEDIVEKPRQSFFINAGLYVLSPQVIRQIPYNTFFDMTDLIKKILNQNGKVGCFPIREFWLDIGQPADYQKANEEYWNYFLDEEIAAADEFGE from the coding sequence TTGAAAAAAAGCCTTAAAGATATATTAGTTTCTCCAGACACTACCATTAAAGAGACAATGGCAGTTATTGATAAAGGTGTAAGGCAGATTGCGTTAGTTGTTGATTCAAATTGTCGTTTATTGGGAACTGTTACTGACGGTGATATTAGAAGAGCTATTCTGAGAGGAATTGATCTTGATAGTCCAGTTAAAGAGGCTATGAATAATAATTTTAAAAGTTTACCAATAGATACCGATAGAAGAGAAATTGAAATATTTCTAAAACTTTCCGAAATCAACCAAATTCCACTCGTAGATGAGGATGGAGTGGTACATGATCTGGTAACTTTAAATGATTTTATCAAAAAGAAAAAGTTAGAAAACTATATTGTGCTTATGGTTGGTGGTTTAGGAACTAGATTATATCCACTAACCCGGGATATACCCAAACCTTTACTCAAAGTTGGTGGCAGACCAATATTAGAGACAATTATAAGACAATTTCGTTCGTATGGTTTTTATAAATTTATTTTATGTGTAAATTATAAAGCTGATCAGATCATAAATTACTTTGGTGATGGTAAAAAATTTGATGTGAATATTGAATATGTTAGAGAAACGAAAAGACTTGGAACTGCTGGCGCTTTAAGTTTGATTGATAAAAAATTTAGTAAACCATTGATAGTGATGAATGGTGATTTACTTACAAAATTAAATTTTAAAAAAATGATTGACTATCATATTGAAGGTAATTATCTGGTGACAATTGGTTCCACTGAGTATGAATTTACAGTTCCCTATGGTGTATTAAATGTTAATGGTCAGATAGTTGAAGATATTGTTGAAAAACCTCGCCAGTCATTTTTTATTAATGCTGGCTTATATGTTTTAAGTCCACAGGTAATTAGACAAATTCCTTATAATACTTTTTTTGATATGACCGATTTAATTAAGAAGATTTTAAACCAAAACGGAAAAGTTGGATGTTTTCCAATCCGGGAGTTTTGGCTGGATATTGGACAACCTGCAGATTATCAAAAGGCAAATGAAGAATATTGGAACTATTTTTTAGATGAAGAAATTGCAGCTGCTGATGAATTTGGGGAATAA
- the fliE gene encoding flagellar hook-basal body complex protein FliE translates to MKIENLQSPSFERNVEKTIKSGETGFADLLKKAINEVNQLQKRADLMAEKFAVGEIDNIHNVTIASEQAKLALELTLAVRNKVVEAYKEIMRMQF, encoded by the coding sequence ATGAAAATTGAAAATTTACAATCCCCTTCTTTTGAAAGGAATGTAGAAAAAACTATAAAGAGTGGAGAAACGGGATTTGCAGATTTACTTAAAAAAGCGATTAATGAGGTAAATCAGTTACAAAAAAGAGCTGATTTGATGGCTGAGAAGTTTGCTGTTGGGGAGATTGATAACATACATAATGTTACGATTGCTTCTGAACAGGCTAAACTAGCTTTAGAGTTAACTCTGGCCGTTAGGAATAAAGTTGTTGAAGCGTATAAGGAAATTATGAGAATGCAGTTTTAA
- the neuB gene encoding N-acetylneuraminate synthase, whose translation MVKNYFTDLSSVFIIAEAGVNHNGDINIAKKLIDVAAEAGVDAIKFQTFKTEKLVSQGAPKADYQLKTTKKSESQYQMIKKLELDKTSHVELMNYCKEKKIMFLSSPFDFESCDLLDELDIPFFKVPSGEITNLPFLKYIAEKQKPIILSTGMANIAEIYEALETIYSTGNRDVVVLHCVTEYPAPIEEVNLSAMLTIRDAFKVPVGYSDHTLGLEIPIAAVALGAKVIEKHFTLDKSMEGPDHKASLEPDELKLLVQSIRNVEKALGDGIKRPAKSEIKNLPVARKSIVAARDIKKGQVLSRDLLEIKRPGDGIEPKFIDKILGFKVNRYIRRDEVLKWEDLKSE comes from the coding sequence ATGGTAAAAAATTATTTTACTGATCTCTCTTCCGTTTTTATTATAGCTGAAGCGGGAGTTAACCATAATGGTGATATTAATATTGCTAAGAAATTAATTGATGTTGCTGCTGAAGCGGGTGTAGATGCAATTAAATTTCAGACTTTCAAAACTGAAAAACTTGTCTCTCAAGGTGCACCGAAGGCGGATTATCAACTGAAAACTACTAAAAAATCAGAGAGTCAATATCAAATGATTAAGAAATTGGAATTGGATAAAACATCTCATGTAGAATTGATGAATTATTGTAAAGAAAAAAAAATTATGTTTTTGTCCAGCCCTTTTGATTTTGAAAGCTGTGATTTATTAGATGAATTAGATATACCATTTTTTAAAGTTCCTTCAGGAGAGATAACCAATCTGCCTTTTTTAAAATATATTGCTGAAAAGCAAAAACCTATAATATTATCTACGGGGATGGCAAATATAGCTGAAATATATGAGGCTTTAGAAACAATTTATTCTACGGGGAATAGAGATGTAGTGGTGCTTCATTGTGTAACTGAGTATCCAGCTCCAATTGAAGAAGTGAATTTAAGTGCTATGTTAACTATAAGGGATGCCTTTAAAGTTCCCGTTGGATATTCAGATCATACTTTAGGTTTAGAAATACCAATAGCAGCAGTAGCTTTGGGTGCAAAGGTTATTGAAAAACATTTTACTTTAGATAAATCTATGGAGGGCCCTGATCATAAGGCTTCTTTAGAACCTGATGAATTAAAATTATTAGTTCAAAGTATTAGAAATGTAGAAAAAGCATTAGGGGATGGTATCAAAAGACCTGCTAAATCTGAAATAAAAAATCTTCCCGTTGCGAGAAAAAGTATTGTTGCTGCCAGGGATATTAAAAAAGGACAGGTATTAAGTAGAGACTTGTTAGAGATTAAAAGACCGGGAGATGGTATTGAACCAAAATTTATAGACAAAATTTTAGGTTTTAAAGTTAACCGGTATATAAGACGTGACGAAGTATTGAAATGGGAGGATTTAAAAAGTGAGTAA
- the fliG gene encoding flagellar motor switch protein FliG, with amino-acid sequence MHNREKLSGRKKAAILIMSLGPELAGQIFKHLSDEDIEQLTLEIANLNKVSPEIKDEVLNEFHQMALAQNYISRGGIVYARELLEKALGPQKAVAIINRLTASLQVRPFDAIRKADPSQLLNFIQGEHPQTIALIIAYLKPNQAAAVLSGLKPELQADVAKRVATMDRTSPEVIKEVERILEKKMSTLVVNEYASAGGIESIVNILNLVDRGTEKTIMDELDETDPELAEEIRKRMFVFEDIVLLDSRAIQHVLRIVDMKDVALALKTASEEVKNVIFSNLSKRAAQMLKEDIEFMGPVRLREVEEAQQRIVNEIRRLEEAGEIVIARGGEGDIVV; translated from the coding sequence ATGCATAATCGGGAAAAACTGTCAGGAAGAAAAAAAGCCGCAATACTTATTATGTCTTTGGGTCCGGAGCTTGCGGGCCAAATTTTTAAACATCTTTCTGATGAAGATATAGAACAATTGACCCTTGAAATTGCTAATTTGAATAAGGTTTCTCCTGAAATAAAAGATGAAGTACTGAATGAGTTTCATCAAATGGCTTTGGCCCAGAATTATATTAGTCGCGGTGGAATAGTATATGCCCGGGAACTTTTAGAAAAGGCGTTGGGTCCACAAAAGGCAGTAGCTATAATTAATCGTTTAACTGCTTCATTACAAGTGAGGCCTTTTGATGCCATACGCAAAGCAGATCCTTCTCAGCTTCTAAACTTTATTCAAGGTGAACATCCTCAAACTATTGCTTTGATTATCGCATATTTAAAGCCCAATCAGGCTGCAGCTGTTTTATCCGGTTTAAAACCCGAATTACAGGCTGATGTGGCCAAAAGGGTGGCGACAATGGACAGAACCTCACCAGAGGTTATCAAAGAAGTAGAGCGTATTCTGGAAAAGAAAATGTCCACATTGGTGGTTAATGAATATGCTTCTGCTGGAGGAATTGAATCGATTGTTAATATCTTGAATTTGGTTGATCGCGGAACTGAAAAGACGATTATGGATGAATTGGATGAAACTGATCCTGAATTGGCAGAAGAGATTAGAAAACGGATGTTTGTATTTGAAGATATTGTGCTTCTGGATTCCAGAGCAATTCAGCATGTACTCCGTATTGTTGATATGAAAGATGTAGCTTTAGCTTTAAAGACTGCCAGTGAAGAAGTGAAAAATGTTATTTTCAGCAACCTTTCTAAGCGTGCTGCTCAGATGTTAAAAGAGGATATCGAATTTATGGGACCAGTTCGTTTGCGTGAAGTAGAAGAAGCCCAACAGAGAATTGTTAATGAAATCAGGCGTTTAGAAGAGGCGGGTGAAATTGTAATCGCACGCGGTGGAGAAGGTGATATTGTTGTCTAA
- a CDS encoding acetyltransferase produces MEKVIFIGAGDHCKNILSFFRFNKNFNIYGITDPNSKVDQIFNIPILGSDELLESLYKEKKVKYAFVTVGGTGDNKLRAILFEKAKKIGFDFINIYHPNSIVSQDLKVGVGNLFMAGSIINSNVSIGDNNIINTGAIIEHDVRIGNHTHIAPGVTLGGGVEVGDLSHIGIGATVIQGVKIGTNSIVGAGAVVLKDVADNSVVVGVPAKLLKLKD; encoded by the coding sequence TTGGAAAAAGTAATTTTTATTGGAGCTGGAGATCATTGCAAAAACATACTGTCATTTTTTCGATTTAATAAAAATTTTAATATATATGGTATCACTGACCCTAATAGTAAAGTAGATCAAATTTTTAATATACCAATTCTTGGATCAGATGAATTATTAGAAAGCCTTTATAAAGAGAAAAAGGTTAAGTATGCTTTTGTTACTGTCGGGGGTACAGGAGATAATAAATTACGGGCTATTTTGTTCGAAAAAGCAAAAAAGATTGGGTTTGATTTTATTAATATATATCATCCGAATTCTATTGTAAGCCAGGATTTAAAGGTTGGGGTTGGAAACCTTTTTATGGCCGGAAGTATTATTAATAGTAATGTATCTATTGGTGATAACAATATAATTAATACAGGGGCCATTATTGAACACGATGTTCGAATTGGTAACCATACACATATTGCACCTGGTGTAACTCTTGGTGGTGGTGTTGAGGTTGGAGATTTAAGTCATATTGGAATTGGTGCAACTGTTATACAGGGAGTTAAAATTGGTACAAATTCTATTGTTGGGGCAGGAGCAGTTGTTTTAAAAGATGTAGCTGATAACAGTGTGGTTGTCGGTGTTCCTGCAAAGTTACTTAAGTTAAAAGATTGA